The Candidatus Woesearchaeota archaeon genome segment TCTGCTGCCAGTCTTCTGCAAGTTGCAGTTCACTTGATGCTGCCTGTGCTGCCGGAACATGCAACCTTGGAACGAATGTGTGTGAACAGACATTACATCCAATTACTACAGAATGCAGAGCCTCTGCCGGAGTGTGTGATGCTGCTGAATACTGTACTGGTTCATCTCCAAGCTGCCCTGCTGATTCAGTAGAGCCTTCGACTACAGAATGCAGAGCCTCTGCCGGAGTGTGTGATGCTGCTGAATATTGTGACGGCAGCTCTGTTGACTGCCCTGCTGACTCATTTGAGCCTGCTTCGAAAGAATGCAGGCCTTCAGCTGACGTATGCGATACTGCTGAATTCTGCAGCGGAGCAAGTGCATTATGCCCTGCTGATGTTTTTGAGCCTTCATCTGCCATTTGCAGGCCTTCAGCCGGTGCTTGTGACTTGGCTGAGAGCTGTACTGGTTCATCTCCAAGCTGCCCTTCTGATGCAAAATCAACTGCTGTCTGCCGAGCAGCAACTGATAGCTGTGATTTAGCAGAGAGCTGCGACGGGGTTAATGATGACTGCCCTGCTGATAATAAAGCGCCTGCAGGAACATCCTGCGGCCTTGCACGGGACTGCCCTGATGATACATGCAACGGCCTGTTTGGCGAGTTCTATCCTGTGGACGGGCATGACAGTTGTGACGGTTTTGGAACTTGTATACAATATTCCTGTCAAATTACTGCCTCATACTGTGCTGATAATGACCCTAATGACGGCATAAATTCACTGCAATGCGGCGCAAAATGCGACCAGGATTCTGATTGTTTTGCCAATGAGGTATGTGATACTGTTTCATGCCAATGTGTTGAATCCCAGTGCATAGGCAAGGCAGACGGCACTGCTTGTGATAACGGGCTTTACTGCGATGGTGCTGATGAATGCCAGAACGAGCAATGCATTACTGCAGGGAATGCAATTGACTGCTCGGGAAATGACCTATCTGCGATTAGCACATGCGATAATGTCCCGGATGACAATCCATTCACGTTTGACTTTTACGGCGGCTTCACTTCACAATGCGACGAAGCAACAGACAGCTGCACAACAGGCAAGGTTACATTGACCCATAACTGTGACATCAGCCAGTGCGGCGCAGAATGTGAAACCAATGCCGGCTGTTCCCCTACAGACTGTGACAGCAATGACGGATGTGTTGCAGGGACGTACAGGGATTACCATGATGAGCCCAATGCCTGCACAGCGAGCTGTGCCTGTGAAACAAATGCATGCAATACTTATGACAATGTTATAACTGATGCTGACGGCGATACTTATGATACTGAGTGTGACGGGGACTGCGACGACGGCAATGCCAATGTGAATCCAGGAGCAGCTGAGGACTGTTCAAACAATATAGATGATGACTGCGACGGCCATATTGACGGCGCTGATCCTGACTGCTTTGCGTGCACTTCAGATAATGACTGTGCAAACCTGGATGACCAGTGCAATGACGGAAGATGCGACTTAAACAGCCATACATGCTATAAGGATCCGAAGAGCGTCGGAACATCCTGTGATGACGGGCTGTACTGTACTGTGAATGACGAATGCTCTTCAGGAAAATGCACAGGCGCAGCCCGGGACTGCTCGGGAAATGACCTATCTGCGATTAGCACATGCGATAATGTCCCGGATGACAATCCATTCACGTTTGACTTTTACGGCGGCTTCACTTCACAATGCGACGAAGCAACAGACAGCTGCACAACAGGAAAGGTTACATTGACCCATAACTGTGACATCAGCCAGTGCGGCGCAGAATGTGAAACCAATGCCGGCTGTTCCCCTACAGACTGTGACAGCAATGACGGCTGCTACAGCGGTATATACAGGGATTACCATGATGTGGATAATGCGTGCAGCTCATGCTCATGCGAACAGAATTCATGCACTGTGTATGATGAAGATACAAATGACCCGAGATGCGGAGCTGTTGCTGATGCGAACGGCCCTTATAAATGCGATGAGGGCAGCTCGATAAAACTTGACGGATCCGGCTCTTATTCAAATGACGGCACAATCACCAGTTATGAATGGGATACTGATAATGACGGCAGCTTTGACGATGCGACAGGAATCGCCCCGGTATATGACTGTGCGGATGATTATGATGACAAGGCCAGGCTGAGAGTTACTGATTCGAACGGCAAGGAAGGAATTGACAGTGTTGATTTGACAGTTAATAATGCAGACCCGAAGGCAGATGCTGACGGCCCTTCAGAAGGAGATGTCGGAGTGGCTATAGATTTTGACGGTGATGCGTCCGATGTTCCTGCAGACACATTAAGCTATGCATGGGATTTTGGGGACGGTGCAACATCTGATAAGGAAGACCCAAGCCATATGTATAGTTCACCTGGAATTTATACTGTTAAGCTGACGGTTACCGATGATGACGGGGGCTCTGATACAGACAGCCTTAACATCGAAATATTCGGCTCTGTCAAGATAGCCCTTGATAAGGGAATCTCTATGTTTTCCCTGCCTGTAATACCTGCCAAGCAAATATCGTTCAATGATATACAGAGGGGCTGCAAATTTGCGGTGAAAGACGGGCTGGCATACTGGAACCCCCATAAACAGCAGTACAATATGCTGTTCGGGACAGAAACCTTATATCCGGGCCAGGGGTATTTTGTTAACCTTGAAGATGACTGCAGCCTTGTTGTCAGAGGAGAGGCATTTGATTACGATGACAATGTAGTGGGCTATGATGGAAGCGGACAGCTGATCAAGGGATGGAACATGATAGGAAGTGCGAGCAAGAGGAGCCATTATTGGTATGTGAAAAATGACTGTGAAGTGACTTCCGGGCCATGGGGAGCTGACCAGAGCTCGAATGATTTTTACTATCTTACAGCTTTCTTAGAGCCTGGCGAGGGCTACTGGCTTAAGGTCAAGGACGACTGCAGCTTAGATGGAAAAGCAAGAACATGAAAAAGAGGGATGACAGGATAAGGAGGAATTAAAATGGATGGATATGATAATCAGAACAATATGATGAGCAGAAGAGATTTTTTGGGCAGTGCTGTTAAAGCTACTACTGTAGCACTTGGCCTTTCTTTAGCAGGCTGTTCTAGTATAGGAACTGACCTTAATAAGTACCGAAAGTACTCTATTGGAGAAGGCTCCAGGGAATCCTTGGATAATCTTGAGAAAGCCCTTGAAAACTTAGGTTTGGCAGGCGAAGGAACATTAAATTTCTTCACATTGGGTTATGGGACAAATATGATAGAACCATTTAGACACAATGATTTTAAAGATCCCTTTTGGCAGGCTGAAAATGAGAAAGTTCTGGAACAAGGAGGCAAAGCATTAGCCAGAATTGGAGCAACAGCCTACTCTTTA includes the following:
- a CDS encoding PKD domain-containing protein — encoded protein: MKKISFILLGLICLFPFSSAADVSARLTVGWVNVFNTLHTGVACIENTDRFGPFDNIILEYTYDDHSGSPPSPTSLNMADLGGNIYCADLQPQYWDAASPADTLASAKITVKSGADITFQDNPWQTDVPTAVDDSNHIFHDMRPKKIIVNEFEANPAGTDSGNEWIELYNPNNEEVDISGWTLTDSGSDVYTAAAATKMAANSYLVIDTGLSIVNNNEEIILADSAGAEIDRTAIKSDSSNDGRSWSRLPDATDTDSDTDWTFQTATKGWSNNDKDNDGYEDASLPVNGNDCDDSDAAVNPGAAEVCDNGLDDDCDGNVDCADDDCDGLTGSGGIICCQSSASCSSLDAACAAGTCNLGTNVCEQTLHPITTECRASAGVCDAAEYCTGSSPSCPADSVEPSTTECRASAGVCDAAEYCDGSSVDCPADSFEPASKECRPSADVCDTAEFCSGASALCPADVFEPSSAICRPSAGACDLAESCTGSSPSCPSDAKSTAVCRAATDSCDLAESCDGVNDDCPADNKAPAGTSCGLARDCPDDTCNGLFGEFYPVDGHDSCDGFGTCIQYSCQITASYCADNDPNDGINSLQCGAKCDQDSDCFANEVCDTVSCQCVESQCIGKADGTACDNGLYCDGADECQNEQCITAGNAIDCSGNDLSAISTCDNVPDDNPFTFDFYGGFTSQCDEATDSCTTGKVTLTHNCDISQCGAECETNAGCSPTDCDSNDGCVAGTYRDYHDEPNACTASCACETNACNTYDNVITDADGDTYDTECDGDCDDGNANVNPGAAEDCSNNIDDDCDGHIDGADPDCFACTSDNDCANLDDQCNDGRCDLNSHTCYKDPKSVGTSCDDGLYCTVNDECSSGKCTGAARDCSGNDLSAISTCDNVPDDNPFTFDFYGGFTSQCDEATDSCTTGKVTLTHNCDISQCGAECETNAGCSPTDCDSNDGCYSGIYRDYHDVDNACSSCSCEQNSCTVYDEDTNDPRCGAVADANGPYKCDEGSSIKLDGSGSYSNDGTITSYEWDTDNDGSFDDATGIAPVYDCADDYDDKARLRVTDSNGKEGIDSVDLTVNNADPKADADGPSEGDVGVAIDFDGDASDVPADTLSYAWDFGDGATSDKEDPSHMYSSPGIYTVKLTVTDDDGGSDTDSLNIEIFGSVKIALDKGISMFSLPVIPAKQISFNDIQRGCKFAVKDGLAYWNPHKQQYNMLFGTETLYPGQGYFVNLEDDCSLVVRGEAFDYDDNVVGYDGSGQLIKGWNMIGSASKRSHYWYVKNDCEVTSGPWGADQSSNDFYYLTAFLEPGEGYWLKVKDDCSLDGKART